tcatattccacCTGTTTGGTATCTTCAAAAAGAACGTCAAAAATGTCTAGATAATAAttgagtttgtttttttttcttttgtttcttttttgctttctcCTGGAGTTGATGTCCCTTGGTCAGGGTTCGGATGTTTACTTGATTTGGTGAAACCATGCGAtaccccctgcctagcttgtgACTTTGAGAATTTTTAGGTTGGCGACTaggtttggttttattttttcaataaattcccCTCCCCTGTTCTTTTCTGGCTATGGAGCCTTAGGAGGGCAGAGAATGTTAATATTGTTTTGAGATAATATGAATTATCCCTCAGCCCCCTTTTTGCAAATAGTTTTATTACTGCAAAATCTTGTTTATCTCCAACAGTGAAATTTTTGCTCTGTTATTTTGCAATTTGTGTCTCAatgtaaaatcatttttaacacCACATAAGCAACGGGTACTTTCATCCGCATTATTATAGCTCAAATgattgcacttttttttaacaatacatGTTAATCGCTTTAAGGATTATTTACGAAAATACTCTTATTATGGATTCTTTCATTCTTATGATATCCAACAAAGAAACTTGCTTCTCTTATTTTCTTGCAATGAGCCACAAAACTTAACTTATCAACGTCCCTCATTGTCTCCGTACCCACGCTATAACAAGCGGATTTTttaaaatgcttagattctgcATGCATGGTTGAGTCTTTTGAACATGATAAtatacattttaataaaaatttatttaataaacatatAATGATGATGAGCACAAATGGCTCTTCCATATGTCGAAATTAGCTTTGCCTGGCACTAAAGGTAGCCACAAAAGGAATATTACTCtattaattaaaacgaaaaaaattcgCACGTTGACCATCTGACTAAAAAGGGTTGCCTcaagtttacatttttttcaacgttgAGAGATTTGGTATGCCAACTGAGGTTTTGAAACTTTTCTACTGCAGTTATGTCAAAACCCTCTCTTGAATATTCATTTTCAGCTTGGTAACTGGGCTGATGAAGTACTAATCAGACAGACGTAGTTGGTGCTAAAAAGAgctgaaaaaattgttcttgaACAGAACTATTTAACTTACGATGGTGTAGGCCTTCTAAAACAACTCAACATATCGATTGGCACGTCGGTTAGGAATATATTATCTCAACTCTCCAGCTCATCTTGGTTTATTACCTCAGCTTGAGACCCCCCCCCTCTACTGAAGGACCAGGCACCAGACACTAGACAAATCAAAAAGAATTGTCAATAATTAATGATTTACCCAGTTTCTACTACCAAGAGATATCGCAAAGTATTTGTCCCTTATTTTACTCGGCACTTTAGTGACAATGCTTTAGAAGGTACTAaagttatttatatataataaactatgataaatatataataagtatattataatatataataaattatataataaactaTAGTTTATTATTGCATAAGGTATTATAGTTTAATATATGGGTTTGTGTGATGCTTGCCTGTGAATGTTATAGTATTGATTTAATATGTATTTGGTATTTAATTCGGATTACCGAACATGCAACTCGGTGTAATACTTTTATGTAATTTGGGAAAAGACAtagttttgtgaaaaaactctTCTCCTACATTGATAATCTGAAAGATCGATACTTAAATGAGCCTTTTACTTGACCCAGCCAATTAGACACCCAGGAAAAGTAGTGTACCCAAAACCATTCAACCAATAAGAAAGTACCTTAGACACTCAAGTGGTTTTTAACTGCCAGTTATTATAAACTCAAAAACTAAGTagcatttcaaatttttcaagttaTTCCATAGTAATTACAACCAATTACGGTTCATCAGAGACATACTCTCTAGCCCTTAAGGGCTTATGtgctttaaatttttgatcCTAGGCATAGCGGCTCACTTTCCATaacaatatacaataaaaaaattaatattcatataaactgcaaaaatattttctcaaagccACATTTTTCCACACATGGATATTCTCAAATGACCTGAAAAGGATCAGAAACTAATTGAAAACAAGTCTTTCTTCAAataaagtatgctaaggagtatTTTTCAGGCTGGATCGAAAGCAAAAAGTTTTCTGGGAAGAATTCACAGCAGGGAACGGGGGTAATTTTCTGGTGGAAGAATTTTGCATGGGAAGAACtttataaagaatttttttgtggggggatattccagagagaaagagagggggggttcaaatatttttttattctaaaaaccCATGTTTTCTTCTCATAAGAATGGATGTCTTAATCTAAAGTATGCTTGTGCCTTGCTAACATAATCAACAATTATTtatcgaaattccttttttaggaTAAAGTATGGGGAGTTGCTTATGAAATAACTGATGACAGGGATATAGAAAAGCTAAACCATAGAGAAAAACGTTACGAACTTGCCCAAGAAGTATTATTCACCTCGCTCTGTGGAACTATTCAATTAAACGTTAATTTGTTTGTTGGCAATTGTAATGGACCCCTGTTCCTAGGACCGGCATCTGTTGAAGTTATAGCATCGCAAGTTGTCAAGGCTCATGGACCTAGCGGGACTAATGTTGAATATGTTCTAAGACTTGCTGAGTTTATGAGGACATGTTGTCCTGGAGAGGAAGATGAACATTTATTTGAAGTAGAAACCTTAATTGTTAAAATGGTATCAAATAATAAACCGAGTCCCAGTGAAAGTGAGGGGTTTGTGAGGAAATTTCAATTCTGACGGTGGTGTAAAAGGGATCGGTTTGTAGCTTTGGCCTGCCTAGTGGggtagatttaatttttttttgtatatctttGAATAGGAGGGTTTCCAACTTGTCACTTAAGAGGGTTCTTCTCTGTGAGTTATTCTTGTTAAGCCATTTATTTGAGCGAGCAATCAACAATTAAACatacaataaaagaaacaattattCTTTCTGGAAGTATACCATGTCCTattagcttgaaaattttgacttcGGTGATTCAAAAGGCTTTATGCAACAAGACTAATTTTAAAGGAGACagagaaaactaataaaacgcGTTTCTTGTTTTTTGCAAGAAGTTCTTTGCGTAAAGAAAGTTGCGTTACGCATCGAACTCAAACACAGACGGTCCATGCATTAGGCATCAAACTCTAAAACTGGCGAAGGTCACACTGCTTATTCATCATACAAAAGAAGAGAAGATAACGAggaaattttttaagacaacaAATAACACAGTGAATACAACCTAAGCGGATATTTTGACTATTTAGCATCTGTCATGAACGAAATGAAAtgtaaaaccaataaaaagaaaagaaacttacTCAAAAATCAAAtcgttaaaataaattttaaaactaaaatcacaaataaattttgaaagtctCAGTTGCTTCACCTCACCTAGGTGATTACTAATATACTGTAATGCTTCTCTTCAGCTCCATAATAACTAATCTGTAgattacattttcttttggcCTCGCAGAGATTCTATCACACACAATCTTTCCCTCCATCTATCACACACAATCCCTCCACAATCCTTGTGGATGTATCCTTGTCACACCTCCCTTCATTTAGTTGTGCTATTCACAAAACAGTTCACACTGACTGAATTTATCCGACTATTATGAATGTGGCTGTTAAAGATACTTCCACCTCGAGGTATGCTATATCGGGAAGTTCCGCTTATGATCCAGTATCCTCCTGGGTGCGTTACCTGGAAGATAAGGAGGATAACACTTGGAAATAGTTTAATGAGGGCCTAAAACCACAAAGTGGCTTCTGAAGGCATAATTGAATTTGTTAAACAGACTGGTTGAAGGTTACCAGAGTAGCTGTAGCCAACAAGACGAAGGGGGCGGCTGAAGTAGTTTCCAAGTACCATGGTGCCAAGCAGGacaataaaatgtataaaataattttattatatatatatatatatatatatatatttatatatatatatatgtatatatatatatatatatatatatatatatatatatattatatatatatatatatattgttccTGCTGACATGGCCCTTAATTCAATGCGAAATCAATTTGGTGTAAAGTCCGAGAATTCTATGACTTCATCACTCTGTCTCAGTTAATTATGGATAATTATCTATATTAGAGCATTTTAAAAGTCGATTTGATCAAATGTAGTCTTTAGACATCTCAAGGTTTAAGTCCCATAGTACCAAATTGATTCTCAGCTTATCACAAGATCACTCGTCaagttttaactaatttttgtgGAAATAAATTCTATTAACTCCATTCTAAAATGTGCTTACGACAGTTCACAATATTCAGCAGCaaatgtgatatatatatatatatatatatatatatatatatatatatatatatatatatatatatatatatatatatatatatatatatatatatatatcccagatttctccaggtacccatttagagctgggtcggaTTCATTAGTTGCAAATCCATATCCATTCACAGAGGCAGAATTGTGAACGAATGTTCTGTACTACCAATCTAACAACAATACATAAAGAAAACGATGAAGTAAACcaacagaaaaagaaaggaaaacaaaacaaacacgaaataaagatatataaaagttacaaacaatgctacaactaaaattgtaaaattgcaCGCCCTTTCAAGGGTGAGAAGAGGGCTGGCTACTCAGTTTCTGAAACTGTTCATCCTTGGTATTCCACCACAGCGTTTCCACCATACCGAAACAGTTAACGATGTACGTAT
This is a stretch of genomic DNA from Artemia franciscana chromosome 18, ASM3288406v1, whole genome shotgun sequence. It encodes these proteins:
- the LOC136038522 gene encoding putative glutathione-specific gamma-glutamylcyclotransferase 2 translates to MWIFGYGSLVWKVDFSYKRKITGYIKGFSRRFWQASIDHRGVPENPGRVVTLVPSDNLEDKVWGVAYEITDDRDIEKLNHREKRYELAQEVLFTSLCGTIQLNVNLFVGNCNGPLFLGPASVEVIASQVVKAHGPSGTNVEYVLRLAEFMRTCCPGEEDEHLFEVETLIVKMVSNNKPSPSESEGFVRKFQF